A single Balaenoptera ricei isolate mBalRic1 chromosome 13, mBalRic1.hap2, whole genome shotgun sequence DNA region contains:
- the SERTAD2 gene encoding SERTA domain-containing protein 2, with the protein MLGKGGKRKFDEHEDGLEGKIVSPSDGPSKVSYTLQRQTIFNISLMKLYNHRPLTEPSLQKTVLINNMLRRIQEELKQEGSLRPAFPASSPPADPLGSSYREAPPAFSHPAPAPCELGGAAPLEACLTPASLLEDDQDTFCTSPAAQPAAPARLTPPALPPEKDSFSSALDEIEELCPTSTSTEAAEATTDDPKGDSGGPGAHRPEGLQDGRPDDPKLMDSLPGNFEITTSTGFLTDLTLDDILFADIDTSMYDFDPCTSASGTSSKMSPVSADDLLKTLAPYSSQPVAPSQPFKMDLTELDHIMEVLVGS; encoded by the coding sequence ATGttggggaaaggaggaaaacGGAAGTTTGACGAGCATGAAGATGGGCTGGAAGGCAAAATTGTGTCCCCCTCCGACGGTCCGTCCAAGGTGTCTTACACCTTACAGCGCCAGACTATCTTCAACATTTCCCTTATGAAACTCTACAACCACAGGCCCCTCACAGAGCCCAGCTTGCAAAAGACCGTGCTCATCAACAACATGTTGAGGCGGATCCAGGAGGAGCTGAAGCAGGAGGGCAGCCTGAGGCCCGCGTTCCCCGCCTCCTCGCCGCCCGCCGACCCGCTGGGCTCCAGCTACCGGGAGGCGCCGCCTGCCTTCAGCCACCCCGCGCCCGCGCCCTGCGAGCTGGGCGGCGCTGCGCCCCTGGAGGCCTGCCTCACCCCCGCCTCACTGCTCGAGGACGACCAGGACACGTTTTGCACTTCCCCGGCTGCGCAGCCTGCGGCCCCCGCCAGACTCACACCTCCTGCCCTCCCGCCGGAAAAGGACAGCTTCTCCTCCGCCCTGGACGAGATCGAGGAGCTCTGTCCCACATCTACCTCCACGGAGGCCGCGGAGGCCACCACCGACGACCCGAAAGGGGACTCCGGCGGGCCCGGCGCGCACAGACCCGAGGGGCTCCAGGACGGCCGGCCCGACGACCCGAAACTGATGGACTCCCTGCCCGGCAACTTTGAGATCACCACGTCCACGGGCTTCCTGACAGACTTGACCCTGGACGACATCCTGTTTGCCGACATTGACACGTCCATGTACGACTTTGACCCCTGCACGTCCGCGTCGGGGACATCCTCAAAAATGTCCCCCGTGTCGGCCGACGACCTCCTCAAGACGCTGGCCCCCTACAGCAGCCAGCCCGTCGCCCCGAGCCAGCCTTTCAAGATGGACCTCACGGAGCTGGACCACATCATGGAGGTGCTGGTCGGGTCCTGA